Proteins encoded in a region of the Brevundimonas vesicularis genome:
- a CDS encoding DUF6655 family protein: MTVRTAALLTVAAVVLSACASTTESNTGRTATEQLLLARASDRAVEGLVLPLPTGASVFIDDAYFQGEGTRYAVSAIRGAISDAGFSLARNKDEANAVFEIRAGALSLEQMRRVFGIPEMRIPINETFNVVSLPELSVYSHRDRVGVAEFSGFLYEAKTGAPLGAVVPMIGTYRIRSHKAFMVVSWGQQQAQPGQRDPGSSWTEF; this comes from the coding sequence ATGACGGTGCGGACGGCGGCTCTGCTGACGGTTGCGGCGGTCGTGCTGTCGGCCTGCGCCTCGACCACCGAGAGCAACACCGGCCGCACGGCGACGGAGCAGCTGCTCTTGGCGCGCGCCTCTGACCGGGCGGTCGAGGGGCTGGTCCTGCCATTGCCGACGGGCGCTTCGGTTTTCATCGACGACGCCTATTTCCAAGGCGAGGGCACCCGCTACGCCGTCAGCGCGATCCGGGGGGCGATCTCGGACGCCGGTTTCAGCCTGGCCCGCAACAAGGACGAGGCGAACGCCGTGTTCGAAATCCGCGCCGGCGCGCTTTCGCTGGAGCAGATGCGGCGCGTCTTCGGCATTCCCGAGATGCGGATCCCGATCAACGAGACCTTTAACGTCGTCTCCCTGCCGGAACTGTCGGTCTACAGCCACCGCGACCGGGTCGGGGTCGCCGAGTTTTCCGGCTTCCTCTACGAAGCCAAGACCGGAGCGCCCTTGGGCGCTGTGGTGCCGATGATCGGCACCTATCGCATCCGCAGCCACAAGGCCTTCATGGTCGTGTCCTGGGGCCAGCAGCAGGCCCAGCCGGGTCAACGCGATCCGGGATCGAGCTGGACCGAATTCTGA
- a CDS encoding ABC transporter ATP-binding protein, with protein sequence MSETPALPDNAIEVRGLKKTYAGSKKAAPKTALRGVDLVIPRGSVFGLLGPNGAGKSTLINILAGVVKKSEGSVTIWGRDIDKEPRDAAAALGVVPQEIVADVFFTPRESLEVQAGFYGVPKDERRSDELLAALGLSDKANAYVRALSGGMKRRLMVAKALVHNPPILILDEPTAGVDVELRRQLWAYVRRINEEGVTIVLTTHYLEEAQELCDTIAIVNRGEVVACEPTPQLLRRLDSRNVVVTPETPQATPPVLAGFEVTPRPGGAFAVAYKKGQSSVEQVINAVRAAGVTIADITTEDPDLEDVFLALTYGDTSRVDPTKD encoded by the coding sequence ATGTCAGAGACCCCTGCCCTGCCCGACAACGCCATCGAGGTGCGGGGACTGAAGAAGACCTATGCCGGGTCCAAGAAGGCCGCCCCCAAGACGGCCCTGCGCGGCGTCGATCTGGTCATTCCGCGCGGCTCGGTCTTCGGCCTGCTGGGCCCGAACGGCGCCGGCAAGTCGACCCTGATCAACATCCTGGCAGGGGTGGTGAAGAAGTCCGAGGGCTCGGTGACCATCTGGGGCCGCGACATCGACAAGGAGCCGCGCGACGCGGCCGCGGCCCTGGGCGTCGTGCCGCAGGAAATCGTCGCCGACGTCTTCTTCACCCCGCGCGAATCGCTGGAGGTGCAGGCGGGCTTTTACGGCGTGCCAAAGGACGAGCGACGGTCCGACGAACTGCTGGCAGCGCTTGGCCTGTCGGACAAGGCCAACGCCTATGTCCGCGCCCTGTCCGGCGGAATGAAGCGCCGCCTCATGGTGGCCAAGGCCTTGGTCCACAATCCGCCCATCCTGATCCTGGACGAGCCGACGGCCGGCGTGGACGTCGAACTGCGTCGCCAGCTCTGGGCCTACGTCCGCCGCATCAACGAGGAGGGGGTGACCATCGTCCTGACCACCCACTATCTCGAAGAGGCCCAGGAGCTTTGCGACACCATCGCCATCGTCAACCGGGGCGAGGTGGTGGCCTGCGAGCCGACGCCGCAGCTTCTACGCCGTCTGGACAGTCGCAATGTGGTCGTAACCCCGGAAACGCCCCAGGCGACGCCGCCGGTGCTGGCCGGTTTCGAGGTTACGCCTCGTCCGGGCGGCGCCTTCGCGGTCGCCTACAAGAAGGGGCAGTCGTCGGTCGAGCAGGTCATCAACGCGGTGCGCGCCGCCGGCGTCACCATCGCCGACATCACCACCGAAGATCCGGACCTGGAGGACGTCTTCCTGGCCCTGACCTACGGCGATACATCACGGGTCGACCCGACCAAGGACTAA
- a CDS encoding D-glycero-alpha-D-manno-heptose-1,7-bisphosphate 7-phosphatase, translated as MTGRPAAFLDRDGVLIEDSGYPHRPEDLKLIPGAAAAVRRMNQAGYRTVIVTNQSGVARGLFSEETMNAFNALLVARLAEEGAIIDAVYSAPFHPEAIEARYRHPDHPDRKPNPGMLLRAIAEHDLDPTQSFIIGDQKRDLQAGERAGVQGYRFKGGDLDAFVRDVVGL; from the coding sequence ATGACCGGCCGGCCCGCCGCCTTTCTGGATCGGGACGGGGTGCTGATCGAGGACAGCGGTTATCCGCATCGGCCTGAGGACCTGAAGCTGATCCCCGGCGCGGCGGCGGCGGTGCGGCGGATGAACCAGGCCGGTTATCGCACCGTGATCGTGACGAACCAGTCGGGCGTGGCGCGGGGCCTGTTCAGCGAAGAGACGATGAACGCCTTCAACGCTCTGCTGGTCGCGCGGCTGGCCGAGGAGGGCGCGATCATCGACGCCGTCTATTCCGCGCCCTTCCATCCCGAGGCGATCGAGGCGCGCTATCGCCATCCCGATCATCCCGACCGCAAACCCAATCCGGGCATGTTGCTGCGCGCCATCGCCGAGCACGATCTGGACCCAACGCAATCATTCATCATCGGCGATCAGAAGCGGGATCTGCAGGCTGGAGAGCGCGCCGGGGTGCAGGGCTATCGCTTCAAAGGCGGGGACTTGGACGCTTTCGTGCGCGATGTGGTGGGTCTCTAA
- a CDS encoding VOC family protein, with product MRYLHTMVRVKDIDASLHFYCDLLGLQEVRRTENEAGRFTLVFLAAPKNLEQSAAERCPEVELTFNWDPEEYQGGRNFGHLAYKVDDIYAACQKLMDGGVTINRPPRDGNMAFVRSPDGISIELLQEGAPLAPAEPWASMPNVGAW from the coding sequence TTGCGCTATCTGCACACCATGGTCCGGGTAAAGGACATCGACGCCTCGCTGCACTTCTATTGCGACCTTCTGGGTCTGCAGGAGGTGCGCCGCACCGAGAACGAGGCGGGCCGGTTCACGCTCGTGTTTCTCGCAGCGCCCAAGAATCTGGAACAGTCGGCGGCGGAACGCTGCCCCGAGGTCGAGCTGACCTTCAACTGGGATCCGGAAGAGTATCAGGGCGGCCGCAACTTCGGTCACCTGGCCTATAAGGTCGATGACATCTACGCCGCCTGCCAGAAGCTGATGGACGGCGGGGTGACGATCAACCGTCCGCCGCGCGACGGCAACATGGCCTTCGTCCGCTCGCCCGACGGCATCTCCATCGAACTGCTTCAGGAAGGCGCGCCGTTGGCGCCGGCCGAGCCCTGGGCCTCCATGCCGAACGTCGGCGCCTGGTGA
- a CDS encoding alpha/beta fold hydrolase encodes MSAPYPFAERRWTSPDGLTLFARDYAPGPGVARPPVIAIHGLTRNSADFEAIAPLLAQSGRRVLAVDVRGRGLSDRAPDPMTYMPDVYARDVLALMEQAGIDRAVFVGTSMGGLITMALTAMRPKAVVAAILNDIGPEVAPEGLARIAAYSGQPVEIGSWADAAAYAKRINAVAFPHYTDADWDAFARRIFRQQPDGEIALDYDPDIAVPIRAAGAKALVPNLWPMFRRLAKKKPTLLVRGAASDLLSADIAARMKKAAPTMAYVEVPGIGHAPMLDEAEAKAAIFEFLAEVD; translated from the coding sequence ATGAGCGCGCCCTATCCATTCGCTGAACGCCGCTGGACCTCGCCGGATGGTCTCACGCTCTTTGCGCGGGATTATGCGCCCGGTCCCGGCGTCGCGCGGCCGCCGGTGATCGCCATCCATGGTCTGACCCGCAACAGCGCCGATTTCGAAGCCATCGCGCCGCTGCTGGCCCAGAGCGGGCGGCGGGTGCTGGCGGTGGATGTGCGTGGACGTGGCCTGTCGGACCGCGCGCCCGACCCCATGACCTATATGCCCGATGTCTATGCGCGCGACGTTCTGGCCCTGATGGAGCAGGCCGGGATTGACCGCGCGGTCTTCGTCGGCACCTCCATGGGCGGCCTGATCACAATGGCGCTGACGGCGATGCGTCCCAAGGCGGTGGTCGCGGCGATCCTGAACGACATCGGGCCGGAGGTGGCGCCGGAAGGTCTGGCGCGCATCGCCGCCTATAGCGGTCAGCCGGTCGAGATCGGCTCCTGGGCCGATGCGGCGGCCTATGCGAAGCGGATTAATGCGGTGGCCTTCCCGCACTATACCGATGCGGACTGGGACGCCTTCGCCCGGCGCATTTTCCGCCAGCAGCCCGACGGCGAGATCGCGCTCGACTACGATCCGGACATCGCCGTGCCGATCCGGGCGGCGGGGGCCAAGGCGCTGGTCCCGAACCTGTGGCCGATGTTCCGGCGGCTGGCGAAGAAGAAGCCCACGCTGCTGGTGCGGGGCGCTGCCTCGGATCTGCTGAGCGCCGACATCGCCGCGCGGATGAAGAAGGCGGCCCCGACCATGGCCTATGTCGAGGTTCCCGGCATCGGCCACGCGCCCATGTTGGACGAGGCCGAGGCCAAGGCGGCGATCTTCGAGTTCCTGGCCGAGGTCGATTAG
- a CDS encoding zinc-finger domain-containing protein, with the protein MPPRHSDAIIPPPEEIVVSTKRVACDGGGGALGHPLVYMDMGEDDFIECGYCDRRFVLSAQAHDENEYLSPAARAPEAH; encoded by the coding sequence ATGCCTCCCCGCCATTCCGACGCCATCATCCCGCCGCCCGAAGAGATCGTCGTCTCGACCAAACGCGTGGCCTGCGACGGCGGCGGCGGGGCCTTGGGTCATCCGCTAGTCTATATGGACATGGGTGAGGACGACTTCATCGAGTGCGGCTATTGCGACCGGCGTTTCGTCCTGTCGGCCCAGGCCCACGACGAAAACGAATATCTGAGCCCCGCGGCCCGCGCGCCCGAGGCCCACTGA